One region of Limnospira fusiformis SAG 85.79 genomic DNA includes:
- the sat gene encoding sulfate adenylyltransferase: MAHHQDAIAPHGGKLINRMASAEQRAELLDKADTLPRVQLDERSQSDLELIAIGGFSPLTGFMEQEDYTNVVHNMRLSNGLPWSVPITLSVTEEEAAHLSEGSLIRLDSPEGKFVGVLELTQKYTYDKEQEAIHVYRTNDNKHPGVKVVYEQGPVNLAGPVWLLKREAHPLFPNYQIDPADSRSLFREREWKTIVGFQTRNPIHRAHEYIQKCALETVDGLFLHPLVGATKSDDIPADVRMRCYEILMERYYPQNRVILAINPAAMRYAGPREAIFHAMVRKNYGCTHFIVGRDHAGVGDYYGTYDAQHIFDEFEPAELGITPMKFEHAFYCTLTKGMATSKTSPSNPEQRIHLSGTKVREMLRRGEMPPPEFSRPEVAAELIKAMRVPSEA, encoded by the coding sequence TTGGCTCATCATCAAGATGCTATCGCGCCCCACGGTGGAAAGCTAATTAATCGCATGGCTAGTGCCGAACAACGGGCCGAACTCCTAGACAAAGCGGATACTCTCCCCAGAGTACAACTTGACGAGCGATCGCAGTCCGATTTAGAACTAATTGCGATCGGTGGTTTCAGTCCCCTAACCGGGTTTATGGAACAGGAGGACTATACCAATGTCGTCCATAATATGCGACTGAGTAACGGACTACCCTGGTCTGTTCCCATCACCCTATCGGTTACCGAAGAGGAAGCGGCGCATTTGTCCGAAGGCAGCCTAATTCGTCTGGACTCACCAGAGGGTAAATTTGTAGGAGTTCTGGAACTCACCCAAAAATACACCTATGATAAAGAACAGGAAGCCATCCACGTCTATCGCACTAATGATAACAAACATCCGGGAGTAAAGGTAGTTTATGAGCAAGGTCCGGTCAATCTCGCCGGTCCTGTATGGTTACTCAAACGAGAAGCGCACCCTTTGTTTCCCAACTATCAAATTGACCCCGCTGATAGTCGTTCACTCTTCCGAGAAAGGGAATGGAAAACCATCGTCGGGTTTCAGACTCGCAACCCTATTCACCGCGCCCACGAGTATATTCAAAAATGCGCCCTAGAAACTGTTGATGGTCTATTTCTCCATCCTCTGGTTGGCGCTACTAAGTCTGATGATATTCCGGCTGATGTGCGGATGCGTTGTTATGAAATCTTGATGGAACGCTACTATCCTCAAAATCGGGTGATTTTAGCGATTAATCCGGCTGCTATGCGTTATGCTGGACCGAGGGAAGCGATTTTTCATGCTATGGTCCGCAAAAATTACGGCTGTACCCACTTTATTGTCGGGCGTGATCATGCGGGAGTGGGGGACTATTATGGAACCTATGATGCCCAGCACATCTTTGATGAGTTTGAACCAGCAGAATTGGGTATTACTCCCATGAAGTTTGAACACGCCTTCTATTGCACATTGACTAAGGGTATGGCTACCAGTAAAACTAGCCCCAGTAACCCAGAACAACGGATTCACTTATCAGGAACCAAGGTTCGGGAAATGCTGCGACGGGGGGAAATGCCACCCCCAGAGTTTTCTCGTCCAGAAGTGGCGGCGGAACTAATTAAGGCCATGAGGGTTCCCTCAGAAGCATAA
- a CDS encoding putative bifunctional diguanylate cyclase/phosphodiesterase translates to MQITKTIREGSNEENNTIFHRFKDVSEDQHLPGGSSLNTSDNEGELSGIWQCEPSRHKEIVKSQRPVLDADKKRRRREEARLLIYKSTHDGLTDLYNRSYFMRELDEVVERAKEDPEYQFVVLLLDVDRFKIINDSLGHQVGDRLLEGVGERLRECIPPWHTVARLGGDEFAILFDDLNNLTQISQTAQNIQYHLQQPIILGEQEVFSTVSIGIAISNVSYSNGKEILRDADTALSQAKRKGKACHVIFNPTMHRQAWDRMQLENDLRHAIERQELQLHYQPIISLETLEIIGCEALIRWEHPKRGWVSPSQFIPIAEETGLIQPIGEWVLRSACETLHRWQLMFPQGKQPFMSVNLSTYQLTNPQLVNKVQTILEETGCDPCRLKLELTESTIAEYAEVVVPQMRELSELGIKLCIDDFGTGYSSLSRLYHFPIHTLKIDRSFIEGIDESQDQLKIAYAIVNLAHTLGLEVIAEGVETPEQMAVLQAWGCQLCQGYLFSKAVDDQKMEQFLSQGRIMLSATETLREWQRFAEEIERLIKPLEKGCPGKVNPNIHIA, encoded by the coding sequence ATGCAAATTACCAAAACTATTCGTGAAGGCTCTAATGAGGAGAATAACACCATTTTCCATAGATTTAAGGATGTTTCAGAAGACCAACATCTACCCGGTGGATCATCCCTAAATACCTCTGATAACGAAGGTGAATTGTCTGGTATATGGCAGTGCGAGCCATCAAGACATAAGGAAATTGTCAAAAGTCAACGGCCAGTTTTAGACGCTGACAAAAAACGACGGAGACGTGAGGAAGCTAGATTACTGATATATAAATCAACCCACGACGGGTTAACTGATTTATATAACAGATCCTACTTTATGAGGGAACTGGACGAAGTAGTAGAACGGGCAAAAGAAGATCCCGAATACCAATTTGTGGTACTACTTTTGGATGTAGATCGGTTCAAAATAATTAATGACAGTCTCGGTCATCAAGTCGGGGATCGCCTATTAGAGGGGGTAGGAGAACGATTAAGGGAGTGCATCCCACCTTGGCATACTGTAGCGCGTCTGGGGGGAGATGAATTTGCTATTTTGTTTGATGACCTCAACAATTTAACCCAAATATCCCAGACGGCACAAAACATCCAATATCATCTACAACAACCTATTATTTTAGGGGAACAGGAAGTCTTTAGCACTGTTAGCATTGGTATTGCGATCAGTAATGTCAGCTATAGCAACGGCAAAGAAATTCTCCGAGATGCAGACACAGCGTTATCGCAAGCGAAAAGGAAAGGAAAAGCCTGTCATGTAATATTTAACCCTACGATGCACCGCCAGGCTTGGGATCGTATGCAGCTTGAAAATGATCTGCGTCATGCCATTGAACGTCAGGAATTGCAACTACACTATCAACCGATTATTTCCCTGGAGACGCTAGAGATTATCGGCTGCGAGGCTTTAATACGTTGGGAACATCCCAAGCGAGGCTGGGTGTCTCCTAGTCAATTTATCCCCATTGCGGAAGAAACTGGACTGATCCAACCGATTGGAGAGTGGGTGCTGCGGTCCGCGTGCGAAACATTGCACCGTTGGCAGTTAATGTTTCCCCAGGGAAAACAGCCATTTATGAGTGTGAACCTATCGACGTATCAATTAACTAACCCCCAATTAGTTAATAAGGTTCAGACAATTTTGGAAGAAACTGGCTGTGATCCCTGTAGGTTAAAACTGGAATTGACGGAAAGCACTATTGCTGAATATGCAGAGGTGGTGGTTCCCCAAATGAGAGAACTTAGCGAATTGGGGATCAAATTATGTATTGATGACTTTGGAACTGGGTATTCTTCGCTCAGTCGCCTATATCACTTTCCGATTCATACGCTGAAGATTGATCGCTCTTTCATTGAGGGGATCGATGAATCTCAGGATCAACTAAAAATTGCTTATGCCATTGTCAATTTAGCCCATACCCTGGGACTAGAGGTGATTGCAGAGGGTGTGGAAACTCCGGAACAAATGGCTGTATTGCAAGCCTGGGGATGCCAACTGTGCCAGGGATATTTATTCTCTAAGGCTGTTGATGACCAGAAAATGGAACAATTCCTGAGCCAAGGCAGGATCATGCTTTCGGCTACGGAAACCTTACGAGAATGGCAGCGGTTTGCTGAAGAAATTGAAAGGCTCATCAAACCTCTAGAAAAAGGATGCCCCGGAAAAGTCAATCCTAACATTCATATTGCTTGA
- a CDS encoding caspase family protein — protein MALKRRQFLNRSGMLLAGLGLSEVAWWQLGDRYQQAIAQPNHRKLALLVGINQYPKVSQRHIEPLSGCVTDVELQRELLIGRFGFNPSDILALTDKEATRENIETSFIEHLINQAQPGDLVVFHYSGYGSHVADTNQNPDEPTIKHSLIPVDVTQDRMGEPINDIMEDTLWLLLRSLRTQQVVTILDTSYVYPGYSQQGVLRIRTAASPNSRQISDRTITRQQELLQRHQIDPKELEQRRRGELPGIVLAASTPTQIATETNWSGLRAGLFTYSLTQTLWNATATSDLKESLGRVAGAVERITGPNQQPQLQRQGRMTEDSPSPMIKLPLKSPPVDGIVTTVTGDGKSTELLLAGLPGCVLESGDVNSLFAIVPNTESTESKVLPKLQIRGYNSLHATAEVLTLEVGGIKSPAVESGQFIKETIRVLPRHIDLKIGLDPKLDRIERVDATSALSSVADVSIASNDQPMDYLLSRVRDTTIAQNSTAPLNSLFQGHYGLFSPGQVVLPDTAGEGGEAVKVAVQRLVPQLKTRLAAKLLRLTENERSDLLKAKVTLAMLTPQSRAIAKRETPDLSHQGTEQLILNASNHSNSTPGLAHRSETFGIPTIPKESRIQMQLQNNGELPLYFIMFLFDSRGQTYVYDATRPPIVETEDSSMILPQVLRVEAGKTMSIPPANVNGGTSNTETLGELVRGPAGLIETYLIISHFPFTQTLPAISRGLKPTSISSPNGLQLLSNPLEVSRAVLEDLAKASKLGVERSGISTDNLALDVNAWGTFNFVCRVV, from the coding sequence ATGGCATTAAAGCGACGGCAATTTCTAAACAGATCGGGTATGCTACTGGCAGGGTTGGGACTAAGTGAGGTGGCTTGGTGGCAACTAGGCGATCGCTACCAGCAGGCGATCGCACAACCCAACCATCGGAAACTGGCTCTGCTAGTGGGTATCAATCAATATCCGAAAGTCTCCCAACGTCATATAGAACCGTTATCGGGATGTGTCACGGATGTAGAATTACAGCGGGAACTATTAATCGGTAGATTTGGGTTTAACCCCTCAGATATCCTCGCCTTGACTGATAAGGAAGCGACGAGGGAAAATATCGAAACTAGCTTTATAGAACATCTGATTAACCAAGCGCAACCAGGGGATTTGGTAGTCTTTCATTATAGCGGCTATGGCAGCCATGTAGCTGATACTAATCAAAACCCCGATGAACCGACTATCAAGCACTCCCTAATTCCGGTTGATGTTACCCAAGACCGCATGGGGGAACCAATTAACGATATTATGGAGGATACCCTGTGGTTATTACTGCGATCGCTGAGGACTCAACAAGTAGTCACAATTCTGGATACCAGTTATGTTTATCCTGGTTATTCTCAACAGGGAGTCCTGAGAATCCGGACAGCCGCCAGTCCCAATTCTCGCCAAATTAGCGATCGCACCATTACCCGACAACAAGAATTACTACAGCGCCACCAAATCGACCCCAAAGAACTAGAACAGCGTCGTCGCGGTGAATTGCCTGGTATAGTATTAGCAGCCAGCACACCCACCCAAATAGCCACAGAAACCAATTGGTCTGGACTCAGGGCCGGATTATTTACCTATAGCCTGACTCAAACTCTCTGGAATGCGACAGCCACCTCCGACCTGAAAGAAAGTCTAGGTCGTGTAGCCGGAGCCGTAGAACGTATCACCGGACCGAACCAGCAACCTCAGCTTCAGCGTCAAGGGAGAATGACTGAAGACTCGCCTTCACCCATGATTAAGCTACCACTAAAATCACCCCCAGTCGATGGAATTGTTACGACCGTGACGGGGGATGGAAAAAGTACGGAATTGCTACTAGCGGGTTTACCTGGCTGTGTACTGGAATCGGGAGATGTTAATTCCCTATTTGCCATTGTACCAAACACTGAGAGTACAGAATCTAAGGTGCTGCCAAAACTTCAAATTCGCGGATATAACTCATTGCACGCTACCGCTGAGGTACTCACATTAGAAGTTGGTGGTATCAAGTCACCTGCCGTTGAATCTGGCCAATTTATTAAAGAGACTATTCGGGTTTTACCTCGCCACATTGACTTAAAAATTGGTCTTGACCCTAAACTCGATCGCATTGAAAGGGTCGATGCGACCAGTGCTTTGTCTAGTGTTGCTGATGTCTCTATCGCCAGCAACGACCAACCCATGGATTATCTACTGAGTCGCGTTCGGGATACTACTATTGCTCAAAATTCGACTGCTCCCCTGAATTCATTATTCCAAGGGCATTATGGTCTATTTTCCCCCGGTCAAGTGGTGCTTCCTGATACGGCCGGAGAAGGAGGAGAAGCCGTAAAAGTCGCCGTACAGCGATTAGTTCCCCAATTGAAAACTCGATTAGCCGCTAAGTTGCTGCGTCTGACCGAAAATGAACGTTCCGACTTACTCAAAGCCAAAGTTACCCTGGCTATGTTAACTCCCCAGTCAAGGGCGATCGCTAAACGAGAAACCCCTGATTTATCCCATCAGGGAACCGAACAACTCATCCTAAATGCCTCGAATCATAGTAATTCTACCCCAGGGTTAGCGCACCGTTCCGAAACTTTTGGTATACCGACTATACCAAAGGAAAGTCGCATTCAGATGCAATTGCAGAATAATGGTGAACTCCCCCTATATTTCATCATGTTTTTGTTCGACAGTCGTGGTCAAACATACGTTTATGATGCTACTAGACCTCCCATAGTTGAGACTGAAGACAGTTCTATGATTTTACCCCAGGTTTTACGGGTAGAGGCTGGTAAAACCATGAGTATCCCCCCAGCTAATGTTAATGGCGGAACTAGCAACACCGAAACCCTAGGAGAACTGGTGCGGGGTCCGGCTGGATTGATTGAAACCTATCTAATTATTAGTCATTTCCCTTTTACTCAGACTTTACCAGCTATTAGTCGTGGTTTAAAGCCAACTTCCATAAGTTCACCAAATGGGCTGCAATTGCTATCTAATCCTTTGGAAGTTTCCCGCGCTGTCTTGGAAGATTTGGCAAAAGCTAGTAAACTAGGAGTTGAACGTTCCGGGATTTCTACTGATAATCTCGCACTAGATGTTAATGCTTGGGGAACCTTTAACTTTGTCTGTCGAGTTGTGTAA
- a CDS encoding hybrid sensor histidine kinase/response regulator, whose product MDIQQLKDQQILILNQIDQAIALFDSSDRLILFNPQLAAIWGISVDQLAAQPSLDDICAEITSKKLWLKPDWEHLRQTLRDCVRGEISFCIQQHNQIYLEVHSQTTASGGRLLTFRDITDHRNTQLSLNTEVRRLRFLLGLNERLQDSDNLDNIAQFALNYLVHTTNAAFGDVKVILGEGENRITGMLGNQISGHFVATYGEPAVAEMKAALSQGIPYGEGLLWDVVRTGEPRFVRDYANHPKAFSPFRHPGIGQLGIFPIPATNGEIIGVLTLESRDLTKMQEYPQLDMLFAACRTLGTAIERAEAQERLRQSNEKLERASQLKSEFLASMSHELRTPLNSVLGFADLLKRQNSGTLNSRQLNQVQFIEKSGWHLLHLINDILDLSKIESGKTELNLESVNIHELCSECLKMVQPRADKKCLALSLESDYRITQVLLDKRRVRQIMINLLSNAIKFTPEGGRVRLSGHLAYGSQIEGDYRPDCSPINDSTPYLCLEVQDSGIGIPQNRWHLLFQPFQQIDSSLTRRHEGTGLGLLLTKRLAELHGGTVSLQSQVNQGSRFRVWLPLTEMRQELAKNYNPEPESREVITPEPETPKLHQVDCPRILVVEDQIFNQLLITEVLELEGYQVELIADGYTMLDMINSTLAKPEMLPDLILMDIQLPEVDGFELIRQLKQSSLWKVVPVVAVTAMVMSGDRERCLAAGADGYLSKPLDVDQVLATVKKFVES is encoded by the coding sequence ATGGATATACAGCAGTTAAAAGACCAGCAGATCTTGATTTTAAACCAGATTGATCAGGCGATCGCCCTATTTGACAGCAGCGATCGCCTAATCCTATTCAATCCCCAACTCGCCGCCATTTGGGGAATTTCTGTTGACCAACTCGCCGCCCAACCCTCCCTCGATGACATTTGTGCTGAAATCACCTCCAAAAAACTTTGGTTAAAGCCAGACTGGGAACACCTGAGACAAACCCTGCGCGACTGCGTGAGAGGCGAAATCTCATTTTGCATCCAACAACATAATCAAATCTATCTCGAAGTCCACAGCCAGACCACAGCATCAGGGGGACGTTTACTCACCTTTAGAGATATCACAGACCATCGCAACACCCAACTGAGCCTCAATACCGAAGTGCGACGACTAAGATTTCTGTTGGGACTAAACGAACGCCTCCAAGACTCCGATAACCTCGATAACATCGCCCAATTTGCGCTCAACTATCTAGTACACACCACCAATGCAGCCTTTGGGGATGTCAAAGTAATTTTAGGAGAGGGAGAGAATCGCATCACTGGGATGCTAGGAAACCAAATTTCCGGTCATTTTGTGGCCACCTATGGAGAACCCGCCGTCGCCGAAATGAAAGCCGCATTAAGCCAAGGAATCCCCTACGGCGAGGGTCTACTGTGGGATGTAGTTAGAACAGGTGAACCGAGATTTGTCAGAGACTACGCCAACCATCCCAAAGCCTTCTCCCCCTTTCGTCATCCCGGAATTGGTCAACTAGGAATTTTTCCCATTCCCGCTACCAACGGAGAAATCATCGGCGTGTTGACCCTCGAATCACGGGATCTCACCAAAATGCAGGAATATCCGCAATTAGATATGTTATTTGCCGCCTGTCGAACCCTGGGAACCGCCATAGAACGCGCCGAAGCCCAAGAACGCTTGCGTCAAAGCAACGAAAAATTAGAACGCGCCTCTCAACTGAAATCCGAATTTTTAGCCTCCATGTCTCACGAATTACGCACCCCCCTTAACAGCGTTTTAGGCTTTGCGGATTTACTCAAACGCCAAAACTCTGGAACTCTCAACTCTCGCCAGCTTAACCAAGTCCAATTTATCGAAAAAAGTGGTTGGCACTTGTTGCATTTGATCAACGACATTCTGGATCTATCCAAAATAGAATCTGGCAAAACCGAGTTAAACCTGGAGTCCGTTAACATCCACGAACTCTGTAGCGAGTGTCTGAAAATGGTTCAACCTCGGGCTGATAAAAAATGTCTAGCCCTGTCTTTAGAATCAGACTACCGCATCACCCAAGTTTTGTTAGATAAGCGACGGGTCAGACAAATTATGATTAATTTGCTCTCCAATGCCATTAAATTTACCCCAGAAGGTGGTAGAGTGCGACTAAGCGGACACCTAGCTTATGGCTCTCAGATAGAAGGAGACTATCGCCCTGACTGTTCTCCCATTAATGACAGTACCCCTTATTTATGTTTGGAAGTACAGGACTCTGGTATTGGCATTCCCCAGAACAGATGGCATTTATTATTTCAGCCTTTCCAACAGATAGATTCTTCCCTAACTCGTCGCCATGAAGGTACCGGATTGGGGTTGCTTCTAACTAAGCGTTTGGCAGAATTGCACGGCGGCACGGTATCTTTGCAGTCTCAGGTTAATCAAGGCAGTCGCTTCCGGGTATGGCTACCCCTAACTGAGATGCGACAGGAATTAGCCAAAAATTATAATCCTGAACCGGAAAGCCGGGAGGTAATTACACCAGAACCGGAAACCCCTAAGTTACATCAGGTAGACTGCCCTCGGATTTTGGTGGTGGAAGACCAGATTTTTAATCAGTTATTAATTACTGAAGTTTTGGAATTGGAAGGGTATCAGGTCGAGTTGATTGCTGATGGTTATACAATGTTGGATATGATTAACTCCACTCTGGCAAAACCCGAAATGCTGCCTGATCTGATTTTAATGGATATTCAACTACCGGAAGTTGATGGCTTTGAACTGATACGCCAACTTAAACAAAGCAGTTTATGGAAAGTCGTTCCGGTGGTCGCAGTGACCGCTATGGTCATGTCGGGCGATCGTGAACGCTGTCTGGCTGCTGGGGCTGATGGTTATTTGAGTAAACCCCTTGATGTTGACCAGGTATTGGCAACTGTCAAAAAGTTCGTCGAGTCTTAG
- a CDS encoding CHAD domain-containing protein gives MTIDTSPQTNTLGEWASLGIQKYLNKVLSHEAAVLQDEDPEELHQMRVGMRRLRSAVTGFAPVLDLPKAASDDNIGKIARRLGELRDIDVMIEALNNQYYPTLTEAEKPTLDKVLIRLVKQRGKALKKVQATLAHQTYKNLKQDLQNWLDFPVYTPIEKLPIMGVLPDLLLPQVSQLLLHQGWLFGIDKLETESESTENSSQETTPKKTITKKKLEKLLTTHGDVLHSLRKQAKRVRYLMALFTDFYGSTYQAYLQDMKDLQECLGDIQDTMVLEAVLVAIVRSDLKKSLPTLSNQMSQKRYESWQSWTQLQRRYLNPVVRQDFHLTLLRPPVDSDS, from the coding sequence ATGACTATTGATACCTCACCTCAAACCAACACCCTGGGGGAATGGGCCAGTTTGGGGATTCAGAAATATCTAAACAAAGTCCTCAGCCATGAAGCCGCCGTGTTACAAGATGAAGATCCAGAAGAATTACATCAAATGCGGGTGGGAATGAGAAGACTGCGATCGGCTGTCACTGGTTTTGCACCCGTTTTAGATTTACCCAAAGCCGCCAGCGATGACAACATAGGGAAAATCGCACGTCGTCTGGGAGAACTCCGAGATATTGATGTTATGATCGAAGCCTTGAATAATCAATATTATCCCACCTTAACCGAAGCCGAAAAACCCACCTTAGACAAGGTATTAATTCGCCTAGTTAAGCAACGGGGTAAAGCCTTGAAAAAAGTTCAGGCTACTTTGGCACATCAAACATATAAAAACCTTAAACAAGACCTGCAAAACTGGCTAGATTTTCCCGTTTATACCCCCATAGAAAAGCTGCCGATTATGGGGGTATTACCAGATTTATTACTCCCGCAAGTCAGTCAGCTATTATTACATCAAGGTTGGTTGTTTGGTATTGACAAACTAGAAACCGAGTCCGAGTCCACAGAAAACAGTTCCCAGGAAACTACCCCTAAAAAAACCATTACCAAGAAAAAACTTGAGAAACTCCTGACCACTCACGGGGATGTCTTACACAGTTTACGCAAGCAAGCCAAACGAGTCCGTTACCTCATGGCCCTATTTACCGACTTTTACGGGTCTACCTATCAAGCCTATCTCCAGGATATGAAAGATCTGCAAGAATGCCTGGGTGATATTCAAGATACCATGGTACTCGAAGCCGTTTTGGTGGCGATCGTGCGTTCCGATCTCAAGAAAAGTCTACCCACCCTCTCAAATCAGATGAGCCAAAAGCGCTATGAATCATGGCAGAGCTGGACTCAGCTACAGCGTCGATATCTAAATCCTGTAGTCCGCCAAGATTTTCACTTGACCCTTTTGCGTCCTCCAGTAGACTCTGATTCTTAA
- a CDS encoding response regulator, protein MSETKLHILLVDDEPANLVLLEDLLMAEGYDTTLAESGPRAIELATNNPPDLVLLDIMMPDMNGFEVCDRLREHDILQTTPIIFLTALDDEESRLKGLEKMGDDYITKPINIKLLLAKIHNIIKLHKMRNDTAKVKLQRQVQEQNQRQFSAAWQINENLSNKFQLFVPQQFLKRIAPQGVGSIQLGNVTEEHLTVLFCDIRGFTSIAESQQARETFEWLNAFFNQMSNCISSHNGFIDKYLGDAIMAVFDNTNSHAIDALNSALMMKDSLREFNRDRHLFSIKDPIRIGIGIDTGIGMIGTLGSNSRMDSTVIGNVVNTASRLEGLTKIYGCQIIASKSAIDTAELMTQSPENNESFQTRWIDCVTPRGKKEPLEIYEVLASQTYAVSPQKILTRPVFDRGTRCWRNGNIQEALKCFQAILTQDPSDTVAQYYLEKCQ, encoded by the coding sequence ATGTCTGAAACTAAATTACATATCCTTTTGGTTGATGATGAACCGGCTAACCTGGTTTTATTAGAAGATTTATTGATGGCGGAAGGTTATGACACTACCTTAGCAGAATCGGGACCTAGGGCGATTGAACTAGCTACAAATAACCCGCCAGATTTGGTGCTTTTGGATATTATGATGCCGGATATGAATGGCTTTGAAGTTTGCGATCGCCTCCGAGAACATGACATTTTGCAAACTACTCCTATCATTTTTTTGACAGCCTTAGATGATGAGGAATCCCGCTTAAAAGGTTTGGAAAAAATGGGGGATGATTATATCACTAAACCTATTAATATCAAACTTTTGTTAGCCAAAATTCATAATATCATCAAATTACATAAAATGCGGAATGATACTGCTAAGGTGAAGTTACAGCGACAAGTTCAGGAACAAAATCAACGCCAGTTTTCGGCTGCTTGGCAGATTAATGAAAATTTATCAAACAAATTTCAGCTATTTGTACCCCAACAATTTTTAAAGCGGATTGCTCCCCAGGGGGTGGGATCTATTCAACTGGGAAATGTCACGGAAGAACACTTGACTGTCTTGTTTTGTGATATTCGCGGTTTTACTTCGATCGCTGAATCTCAACAAGCTAGAGAAACCTTTGAGTGGTTAAATGCCTTTTTTAACCAGATGAGTAATTGTATCTCCTCCCATAATGGCTTTATTGATAAATATTTGGGCGATGCAATTATGGCAGTTTTTGATAACACCAATTCCCACGCTATTGATGCCTTAAATTCGGCTTTGATGATGAAAGACAGTTTACGGGAATTTAATCGCGATCGCCATCTTTTTAGTATCAAAGACCCTATCAGAATTGGCATTGGCATTGATACCGGAATCGGCATGATTGGCACTTTGGGGTCAAATAGCCGCATGGATTCTACCGTTATCGGTAATGTGGTTAATACCGCCTCCCGATTAGAAGGATTGACTAAAATTTATGGCTGTCAAATTATTGCCAGCAAATCCGCTATTGATACGGCTGAATTAATGACGCAATCCCCGGAAAATAACGAATCTTTCCAAACTCGCTGGATTGATTGTGTCACCCCCAGAGGCAAAAAAGAACCCTTAGAAATTTATGAGGTTTTAGCTAGTCAAACCTATGCGGTGTCACCCCAAAAAATTCTCACCCGTCCGGTGTTCGATCGCGGTACTCGTTGCTGGAGAAATGGCAACATTCAAGAAGCCTTAAAATGCTTTCAAGCGATTCTCACCCAAGACCCCAGCGATACAGTCGCTCAATACTATCTGGAGAAATGCCAATAA